Genomic window (Campylobacter sp. RM16704):
AAACCCTTGAGTTCTAATACCCTCAAAATGATAATAAACAAATACAATAATTGCTAAACTTGCACTAAAATTTAAGCTAGCACTTGGGGCTTCAAAACCAGGTATAATTCCTATAATATTACTAAAAAATACAATAAAACCTATAGTTGCGACCAATGGTAAGTATTTTCTAGCAGCTTCATCACTACCCATAGTATCTCTACCCATACTTAAAATGCCTTCCATATAAGCTTCAGCTAAATTTTGACTACCTCTTGGGACAATTTGCATTGAACTTGTAGCAAGTTTTGCTAAAATCAAAGAGATTAAGACTACTATACCTAAATGAAAAAAATATGCGAAAGTATGACTAGAATCTATAAAAGAACTAAATAAAAACAAATCTTTCATTAAAAATCCTTAGCAGAATGTTCAAAGTCAGTATTATAAAAAAAATTTGCTTATATTTTAATGAAAAAATGCTTATTTTTACATCCACTCCAAAACTTCTTTTAAATCTTTTGCTATAAAGCACTTTAAGCTGAGTTCTTCCATAGGTTTAACTGGAACTATAGCATTTTTAAATTTTTGCATTTTTGCTTCTTTTAAACGCGTATCAAGTGAAAATATTTCCTTAATCTCACCATTTAAACTAAGCTCACCTATAAAAACACTATCTTTACTTAAAGGTCTATTTTTAAAACTAGAAATTATAGCTGCAACCACAGCTAGGTCAGCTCCCGTTTCATTTATCTTCACCCCACCACTTACATTTATAAAAACATCATATCTTCCGAGTGGAATTTCAAGCTTGCGTTCAAGTAAAGCTATTAACATATCTAAACGATTTTTTTCATATCCTGTGGCACTTCTTTTAGGATAAGCACTTTCACAAACTAAAGCTTGAATTTCAAGCACCAAAGCTCTACTTCCTTCCATTACTACACTTAAAGCACTTCCACTAACTACTTTTCCTCTTGTAAAAAATCTATTAGCTATATCTTTAGCACTAATTAAACCCTTTGAAGTCATTTCAAAAATTCCAATTTCACTTATATTTCCAAAGCGATTTTTAAAACCTCTTAAAATTCTCACTTCTTTATTAGTATCACCTTCAAAATAAAGCACCACATCTACCATATGTTCTAAAATTCTAGGACCTGCTATAGCTCCATCTTTTGTTATATGACCTATTATAAAAGTGCTTATATTATTTGCTTTGCAAAAACGCATAAGTTCAAAAGTAATTTCTCTAACTTGAGTTATACTGCCTGCTGCTGAAGTGATTTTATTAGAATATAAAGTTTGTATAGAATCAATGATTAAAATTTCATAATCTTTTTTAGAAAGTTCGCTTAAAATATCTTCTAAACAAAGCTCAGTTAATAAAAACAAATTCTCACAATTTGCATTTAGACGATCTGCACGCATTTTGATTTGCGATTTACTCTCTTCTCCGCTTACATAAAGTACCTTTTTGCCACTTTTAGCCAAATTTGAAGCAATTTTTAACAAAAGCGTAGATTTACCAATCCCAGGAGAACCTCCGATTAAAACCAAAGATCCAACTACAAGCCCACCACCCAAAACCAAATCAAGTTCATTATCTTGAGTGCTTATACGAGTAAAATTTTCTACTATAACATCATTGATACATACTGCAGAACTTGGAGTGCTTGAAAAAGAATTTAATTCTTTTAAAACTTTAATCTGTTCTTGTTTTAATTCTATAAAACTATCCCAGGAGCCACAATCAGGACATTTTCCAAGCCATTTACTCTGCTGATTTCCACAAGCTTGACATTCAAATAAAATTTGTTTTTTAGCCATAAATTATGCAAAAATCTCTTCAATTAAAGTCTTAACATATTCATTAGGATTAAATTCATAAATTTGACCTAATTGTTCACCCACTCCTACATATAAAATAGGAAGTTCCAATTCTCTTGCTATGCTAAATAAAGCTCCACCTTTTGCAGTTCCATCAAGCTTTGTAATAACCACTCCATCTAGCTTTATAAGCTCATTAAAGGCTTTTGCTTGCAAAATTCCTGCTACTCCCTGAGTACCATCAAGAACAAGAATTTTTCTATGAGGAGCTCCTTGCATAGCTTTATCACTTATACGAACTATTTTTTCAAGCTCATTAGCAAGATTTTTTTGATTTTGCAAACGTCCTGCTGTATCCAAAATAACCCTATCGTAATTTTTAGATAAACCTTTAGAAATAGTATCATAAGCAACTGCGGAAGGATCATGACCTTGTGAAGTAGCAATAATATCTATTTCAAGTTTTTGTGCCCATAATTTTAGTTGCTCTATAGCACCTGCTCTAAAAGTATCACAAGCACCAAGTATTATTTTTTCGCCACTTTCTTTATACAAATGTGCCATTTTAGCAATGCTCGTAGTTTTACCAACCCCATTTACCCCTAAAATCAAATCAACAAAAGGCTTTGCATTAGCAATTTGTGGTTTATCATATATAAAATAAGTTCCCATTACATGCTCTAAATCAGTCTTTTTAATCTCATCATTTGGAGGAAGATAATAAATAATTTCTTCAACTATTTCATAAGCTACATCAGCTTCTAAAAGCATTTCTTCAAGCAATTCTTTTGTAACAATTTTATTTGAAGCTTTGACTAAATGAATACCTTCTAATGTTTTCTTTAAACTATTTTTTAAAAATCCAAACATCACATTATCACTTTTTGTATATCAATATCCAGCATTTCTTCAGGTATTAATCCCAAATACTCTTTTATTTTTTCCCCTCTAGTATTAAATAATACCATAGTAGGAATAGCACTGATACTTAAAATTTTAGAAAAAACAAAATTATTTTCTCCTAAAGCTACTGGAAAGTTCATTTTGTTTTCTTGTATAAAATTAATGATTTCTTGATCTTTATTTTCCTCTAAAAAAAGTGCTATCACTTCAAACCTATCTTGATATTTCATTTGTAAATTATTTAAATGTGGAATTTCTACTTTACATGGAATACACCATGTAGTAAAAAATACAAACAATTTAGCCTTAGAATTATCATCAAAATTAAAGCCTTGTTCACTACTTTTAATAAATATTTTTCTACCATCAATAAATTTTAAAGTCAAATTAACATTACTACTTTGAGATAAGCTCGAGCTATTTAAATTTTCAGTAGTTGAATTTTCCTTATCATTTGAACACGAAAATAAAAAAAATATTGGCATAATTATTAATATAATTTTAAGTTTCAAAAATTGTCCTTATATTTTTTTAAGTTTAAAATTATAACATAAAAAGTTAAAAACTAAAGGAAAGCAAGGGAAGTTTTGACAAAAAACAATTTCAGAATAGAACAAAAAAACAAACTTAATCAAAAAATAAAATATCAATACAAGAAAGATTTTTTGGTTTTTAATGAAATAAAAAAAATATTGGCTATTTATAAAAATTGCAAAAATATTCTCATATATATTCCTCTAAAATATGAAATTAATCTTTACAAATTTAGACATTTTTTAGCGAAAAAATATCAAATTTTTGTTCCATTTATGCAAGATAAAAGTTTAAAGGTAGTAAAATTAAGACTAACTCTTGATAAGAAGAGTTTTGGGGTATATGAACCAAAAGATTCTTTTTTACAAACCCAAATAGATATTGCAATCATCCCTGTTATAGGTGTTGATGCAAATTTTAGAAGAATCGGTCATGGATATGGCTTTTATGATAGGTTTTTTGAAACAATATCTTATAAAAAACCTTTAGTTATTTTTACACAAATAATAGATGCAAAAAGTTATCAAACTTTTAGTAAAAGTCATGACATAAAAGGAAATTTTTATATAAACCCTTATAAAAAATATTTTAGGAAAGTAAAAAACAATGATAGAAATATTAGTCGCTTTAATAGCCGTTTTTACAGGTGCAGGGATTGGATATGTAGTCGCCAAAAAGATTAATGATGCAAATTTTAATATCTTTTTAGAACAAGCAAAAGCAAAAGCAAAAGCTATAGAATATGAAGCTGAATTGATACTTAAAGATGCAAAAAATTCTGTAGCTGAAGCTGAATTTGCAGCAAAGAAAAAATTTGAAGAAAAGGTTCAAAAGTTACAAAAAGAACACTCTATTAAATTGGAGGAATTGAATAAAAAAGAACAAAATTTAAATTATCAAGAAAAGCTTTATGAAGAAAACAGAAATAAATTTGTAAAAGAACAGCAATCTTTAAAAGCTTTATATGAAGAAAATGAGATTTTAAAACAAAACTACGAAGAAAAACTTAATAATGTTTTAAAAATTCTTGAACATTCAACAGGACTTACACAAGATGAAGCAAGAGAAATTATTTTGCAAAAAGTTAAAGAAAATTCAAGAGCTGAGATTGCTCATATTGTTAGAAAATACGAAGAAGAAGCAAGAAATGAAGCCAAAAGAAAAGCTAATTTTATCCTAGCACAAGCTACTTCAAGATTTGCAGGGGAATTTGCCGCTGAAAGATTAATCAATGTAGTAAATATAAAAAACGATGAATTAAAAGGACGTATTATAGGTAAAGAAGGTAGGAATGTTAAAACCTTGGAAATGGTTTTAGGTGTAGATATTATCATTGATGATACACCCGGAGCAATTATAGTAAGTTGTTTTAATCTTTATAGACGTGCCATTGCTACAAAGGTGATTGAGCTTTTAGTAGAAGATGGCAGAATTCAACCTGCAAGAATAGAAGAAATTCACGAAAAGGTTTGTAAAGATTTTGAAGATAATATTTTAGAAGAAGGACAAACTATAGTAATGGATTTAGGATTGAACCAAATTCATCCTGAAATTGTCAAACTTATAGGAAAGTTAAGATATAGAGCAAGTTATGGACAAAACGCTCTAGCACACTCTTTAGAAGTAGCACATCTTGCAGGTATCATAGCAGCTGAGTGCGGTGGAGATGAAAAATTAGCAAGAAGAGCTGGAATTTTACATGATATAGGCAAAGCATTAACGCATGAATTTGAAGGCTCTCATGTTGATTTAGGTGCTGAACTTTGCAAAAGATATAAGGAACACTCTACGGTAATTAATGCTATTTATGCTCATCACGGTCATGAAGAAGCTACTAGTGTAGAATCAGCTGCAGTTTGCACTGCAGATACACTAAGTGCTGCACGCCCTGGTGCAAGACGCGAAGTGCTTGAAGCCTTCCTAAAAAGAGTAAGTGAACTTGAAGATATAGCTAAAAACAAAGATGGAGTTAAAAAAGCCTATGCAATCAATGCCGGTAGAGAAATTAGAGTAATTGTTAATGCAAAATTAGTCAACGATGATGAATCTGTGCTTTTAGCTAAAGAAATTGCTGAAGAAATTCAAGAAAAAGTGCAGTACCCTGGTGAAATAAAAGTAAATGTCATCAGAGAACTTAGAGCTATTGATTTTGCAAGATAAGGTTTTTTATGCAAGAAATGATAGATAATCTTAGTACTTATGGTTATTTGATTTTGTTTTTTTATTCTTTTGGTGGAGGTATGGTTGCTATACTAGCTGCTGGAGTACTTTGTGCAAGCTCTACTAAACTTGATTTGCATTTGTGTATACTTTTAGCTTTCTTAGCTAATACTATAGGTTCAACCTTATTATTTGTCTTAGGAAAATATTACAAAAAAGATATAATGCCTTATTTTAAAAATCATAGAAGAAAAATTGCTCTTGCTATGATGAAAATCAAAAAATACGGTGATTTGCTTTTAGTAGTACAAAAATTTATTTATGGAGTAAAAACCATCATTCCTATAGCAGCAGGTCTTTGCAAATTTAGTTTTGTAAGATTTTTCATCATTAATACCTTAGCTAGCTTGACTTGGGCTGTTATTTTGGGTTATGCTGGTTTTGTTTTTGGAAACACGCTAAAAGAAGCTTTTGAAGTGTTTTCTAGCTATCCTTATATAGCACCTATTTTTATAATTACTTTGATTTTTATAATATGGCTTTATTTAGCACGTTTTTCTAAGAAAAAATGATTTTGAAATTCTCTATAAAAGATTCTTATAGAGAATTTTTTATTTTATTATTTTGTTTTTTATGTATTTTTGGCATTAATTTAACTTACGAATTTAAAAAATATCAAAATTTTAAAATATCAAAACACTTGCTATTAAAAAATAATATAGTTTTATCAAATTATTATAAAATAAATAAAAATGGCAAGAAATATCAGGTTTTAAAACTAAAAAACTCTGATTTTATCTTTTATACCACTAGCTTTAAAGAACTCAATATAAGT
Coding sequences:
- the ftsY gene encoding signal recognition particle-docking protein FtsY; its protein translation is MFGFLKNSLKKTLEGIHLVKASNKIVTKELLEEMLLEADVAYEIVEEIIYYLPPNDEIKKTDLEHVMGTYFIYDKPQIANAKPFVDLILGVNGVGKTTSIAKMAHLYKESGEKIILGACDTFRAGAIEQLKLWAQKLEIDIIATSQGHDPSAVAYDTISKGLSKNYDRVILDTAGRLQNQKNLANELEKIVRISDKAMQGAPHRKILVLDGTQGVAGILQAKAFNELIKLDGVVITKLDGTAKGGALFSIARELELPILYVGVGEQLGQIYEFNPNEYVKTLIEEIFA
- a CDS encoding TlpA family protein disulfide reductase; this encodes MKLKIILIIMPIFFLFSCSNDKENSTTENLNSSSLSQSSNVNLTLKFIDGRKIFIKSSEQGFNFDDNSKAKLFVFFTTWCIPCKVEIPHLNNLQMKYQDRFEVIALFLEENKDQEIINFIQENKMNFPVALGENNFVFSKILSISAIPTMVLFNTRGEKIKEYLGLIPEEMLDIDIQKVIM
- the rny gene encoding ribonuclease Y; this translates as MIEILVALIAVFTGAGIGYVVAKKINDANFNIFLEQAKAKAKAIEYEAELILKDAKNSVAEAEFAAKKKFEEKVQKLQKEHSIKLEELNKKEQNLNYQEKLYEENRNKFVKEQQSLKALYEENEILKQNYEEKLNNVLKILEHSTGLTQDEAREIILQKVKENSRAEIAHIVRKYEEEARNEAKRKANFILAQATSRFAGEFAAERLINVVNIKNDELKGRIIGKEGRNVKTLEMVLGVDIIIDDTPGAIIVSCFNLYRRAIATKVIELLVEDGRIQPARIEEIHEKVCKDFEDNILEEGQTIVMDLGLNQIHPEIVKLIGKLRYRASYGQNALAHSLEVAHLAGIIAAECGGDEKLARRAGILHDIGKALTHEFEGSHVDLGAELCKRYKEHSTVINAIYAHHGHEEATSVESAAVCTADTLSAARPGARREVLEAFLKRVSELEDIAKNKDGVKKAYAINAGREIRVIVNAKLVNDDESVLLAKEIAEEIQEKVQYPGEIKVNVIRELRAIDFAR
- a CDS encoding DedA family protein — its product is MQEMIDNLSTYGYLILFFYSFGGGMVAILAAGVLCASSTKLDLHLCILLAFLANTIGSTLLFVLGKYYKKDIMPYFKNHRRKIALAMMKIKKYGDLLLVVQKFIYGVKTIIPIAAGLCKFSFVRFFIINTLASLTWAVILGYAGFVFGNTLKEAFEVFSSYPYIAPIFIITLIFIIWLYLARFSKKK
- the radA gene encoding DNA repair protein RadA, encoding MAKKQILFECQACGNQQSKWLGKCPDCGSWDSFIELKQEQIKVLKELNSFSSTPSSAVCINDVIVENFTRISTQDNELDLVLGGGLVVGSLVLIGGSPGIGKSTLLLKIASNLAKSGKKVLYVSGEESKSQIKMRADRLNANCENLFLLTELCLEDILSELSKKDYEILIIDSIQTLYSNKITSAAGSITQVREITFELMRFCKANNISTFIIGHITKDGAIAGPRILEHMVDVVLYFEGDTNKEVRILRGFKNRFGNISEIGIFEMTSKGLISAKDIANRFFTRGKVVSGSALSVVMEGSRALVLEIQALVCESAYPKRSATGYEKNRLDMLIALLERKLEIPLGRYDVFINVSGGVKINETGADLAVVAAIISSFKNRPLSKDSVFIGELSLNGEIKEIFSLDTRLKEAKMQKFKNAIVPVKPMEELSLKCFIAKDLKEVLEWM
- a CDS encoding F0F1 ATP synthase subunit A; the encoded protein is MKDLFLFSSFIDSSHTFAYFFHLGIVVLISLILAKLATSSMQIVPRGSQNLAEAYMEGILSMGRDTMGSDEAARKYLPLVATIGFIVFFSNIIGIIPGFEAPSASLNFSASLAIIVFVYYHFEGIRTQGFFKYFAHFMGPVKILAPLMFPIEIVSHFSRVISLSFRLFGNIKGDDLFLAVILALVPWVAPLPAYMLLTFMAFLQSFIFMILTYVYLAGATVVDEHH
- a CDS encoding 5-formyltetrahydrofolate cyclo-ligase, producing MTKNNFRIEQKNKLNQKIKYQYKKDFLVFNEIKKILAIYKNCKNILIYIPLKYEINLYKFRHFLAKKYQIFVPFMQDKSLKVVKLRLTLDKKSFGVYEPKDSFLQTQIDIAIIPVIGVDANFRRIGHGYGFYDRFFETISYKKPLVIFTQIIDAKSYQTFSKSHDIKGNFYINPYKKYFRKVKNNDRNISRFNSRFYRCRDWICSRQKD